A section of the Polynucleobacter sp. AP-Sving-400A-A2 genome encodes:
- the lptG gene encoding LPS export ABC transporter permease LptG: protein MKYLFPYIFERYLARQIYAAFGFILFALVTLFLFFDILSELGSVKGQYTLPLALLHVLLKAPSRISEIIPIAGLIGSIYVFAMLASQSEFTILRIAGLDMRRGLSTLAKISLPLVIVTLVMSEWLGPYSENLSDQIRMKALGSSYSSQFKTGVWVKDRLRDEDGSGPIRPGVRYVNVGKIEQDNEIKNIRMYEFDDAYRLLSIRSAMSGRFDQTGTWILDDVTETRFKETKQSDPLNPVYSAQTFVHPIISLNSEVTPQILSVLLVSPEKMSIFSLGRFISHLRDNKQDAQRHSIAFWKKVIYPFTIFVMLALALPFAYLKVRAGSVGIKVFGGIMLGMSFQLFNSLFSNVGLLGSWPALLTALTPPLLYFILAMMGLRWVSRA, encoded by the coding sequence ATGAAATATCTGTTTCCTTATATCTTTGAACGCTATTTAGCTAGGCAAATTTATGCGGCCTTTGGTTTTATTCTTTTTGCCTTAGTCACACTGTTCTTATTTTTTGACATCCTCAGTGAGCTTGGCTCAGTTAAGGGTCAATACACCTTGCCGCTAGCATTGCTGCATGTTTTATTGAAAGCACCCAGCCGCATTTCTGAAATTATCCCCATCGCTGGTTTGATTGGCAGCATCTACGTATTTGCGATGCTGGCAAGTCAATCGGAGTTCACCATCTTACGTATTGCTGGATTGGATATGCGCAGGGGCTTAAGCACCCTAGCGAAGATTTCATTACCTCTAGTGATTGTTACGCTCGTGATGAGTGAATGGCTGGGTCCTTATTCAGAAAACTTGTCCGACCAGATTCGTATGAAGGCTTTGGGCTCATCCTATAGCTCTCAATTCAAAACTGGAGTGTGGGTTAAAGATCGCTTACGTGATGAGGACGGTAGTGGCCCAATTAGGCCGGGAGTTCGCTATGTCAACGTTGGCAAAATTGAACAAGATAATGAAATCAAAAATATCCGCATGTATGAGTTTGATGATGCCTATCGCCTGCTCTCGATCCGGAGCGCCATGTCTGGACGCTTTGATCAAACTGGAACTTGGATTTTGGATGACGTCACCGAAACTCGCTTTAAAGAAACTAAACAGTCGGATCCACTAAACCCAGTCTATTCAGCGCAAACTTTTGTTCACCCGATCATCAGTCTAAATTCTGAAGTCACTCCGCAAATTTTGAGCGTACTTTTAGTCAGTCCAGAAAAAATGTCGATCTTTAGTTTGGGTCGCTTCATTTCTCACTTAAGAGATAACAAACAGGATGCGCAAAGACACTCCATTGCCTTTTGGAAAAAAGTAATTTATCCATTTACGATCTTTGTCATGCTGGCACTGGCCTTGCCATTTGCCTACTTAAAAGTTCGGGCAGGCAGCGTTGGCATTAAGGTATTTGGCGGCATCATGCTGGGCATGAGCTTCCAGCTTTTTAACTCCCTCTTCTCGAATGTAGGACTTTTAGGATCATGGCCGGCATTGCTGACTGCCCTCACGCCCCCACTCTTATATTTTATTTTGGCGATGATGGGTTTACGTTGGGTATCTAGAGCTTAA
- the otnK gene encoding 3-oxo-tetronate kinase, whose product MTVSILLGCIADDFTGATDLANNLVRNGMRVTQTIGIPQHGLNADLDAVVVALKSRNLEPEDAVAQSLEALEYLLSQGAQQIFFKYCSTFDSTPKGNIGPVTQALMAALGTDFTIATPAFPDNGRSVFKGYLFVGNQLLSESGMRDHPLTPMTDANLVRVMQAQCDYQVGLIEYQDILAGADAISSRIAHLRSSNTQIAIMDAVTNDDLYRIAPALKDLPLITGGSGIAIGLPANFGLRAHPGSSKLPAANGYRAIISGSCSQATHLQVEHFKSLGGATYAVNPLELTQKSTEQLLQEILTWAQPHLSLGPVLIYSSGTPEQVKEVQSQLGVQAAGSAIENLLGLIAQSLVGFGVGQLLLAGGETSGACVKALGIDQMQIGQQIDPGVPWCYAIAQNKPLHLALKSGNFGTPDFFTKAFSKL is encoded by the coding sequence ATCACAGTGAGTATTTTGTTAGGGTGCATTGCGGATGACTTTACAGGCGCCACCGATTTGGCTAATAACCTGGTGCGTAATGGAATGCGCGTTACGCAAACTATCGGCATTCCACAGCACGGGTTGAATGCTGATTTAGATGCAGTTGTAGTAGCGCTCAAATCTCGAAATCTTGAGCCTGAAGACGCTGTAGCTCAATCATTAGAGGCATTGGAGTATTTGCTTTCACAAGGAGCGCAACAGATCTTCTTTAAATATTGCTCTACGTTTGACAGCACTCCCAAGGGAAATATTGGTCCGGTAACACAGGCGCTGATGGCAGCCTTGGGAACTGACTTTACGATTGCAACCCCGGCTTTCCCGGACAACGGGCGGAGTGTCTTTAAGGGTTATTTATTTGTTGGGAACCAGCTTTTAAGTGAGTCTGGGATGCGTGATCACCCCTTGACTCCGATGACCGATGCAAATTTAGTCAGAGTAATGCAGGCGCAATGCGACTATCAGGTCGGATTAATTGAGTACCAAGATATTCTTGCTGGCGCTGATGCAATCTCCTCAAGAATTGCCCACTTGAGATCATCAAATACGCAAATTGCAATTATGGATGCAGTTACCAATGATGATTTGTATCGCATTGCGCCAGCGCTAAAAGATTTACCTCTCATTACTGGAGGCTCCGGTATTGCTATTGGGCTACCCGCCAACTTTGGTCTTAGGGCGCACCCAGGTTCCAGCAAGCTTCCTGCTGCTAATGGATATCGGGCAATTATTTCTGGTAGCTGTTCACAGGCTACTCACCTCCAGGTCGAGCACTTCAAGAGTCTGGGTGGGGCAACATATGCTGTGAATCCGCTTGAGTTAACCCAGAAATCTACAGAACAACTACTTCAAGAAATCCTAACTTGGGCACAACCGCATCTCTCGCTCGGTCCAGTCTTAATTTACTCGTCTGGTACGCCTGAGCAGGTTAAAGAAGTGCAATCACAACTGGGGGTTCAGGCGGCTGGTAGCGCTATAGAGAATCTTTTGGGATTGATTGCTCAGAGTCTCGTTGGTTTTGGAGTCGGACAGTTATTGCTTGCTGGTGGAGAAACTTCAGGGGCATGCGTAAAAGCCTTAGGTATTGATCAAATGCAGATTGGCCAGCAAATTGACCCTGGTGTACCCTGGTGCTACGCGATAGCGCAAAATAAACCGCTTCATCTTGCGTTAAAGTCTGGAAACTTTGGTACACCAGATTTTTTTACAAAGGCTTTCTCAAAACTGTGA
- a CDS encoding tripartite tricarboxylate transporter substrate binding protein: protein MKNHSTSILKKYAFCLMLTVSSIGFAQTPYPNKPIKLIVPFPPGGLIDNVARLITPALSSDLGQAIVVENKPGAGGNLGAAEVAKANPDGYTLLMASPPLSISPALYKNLPYNPSNIEPIAIFGQLPNVLLVNPDSGINSVADLVKRAKESPGKMNYGSNGNGTSLNLSAEMLKSQAGVYVVHIPYRGSSLANVALVSKDIDFMFDNLPPALGLIKSGKLKALAVTSTTRNPALPQVPTMQEAGFPNFQVSAYFGIAAPKGMPADIALKLQNSIQKTVSQKEVADSLSRLGATVDFMNSSKSAEFIKADAQRWKKVVDYAKIELD, encoded by the coding sequence ATGAAAAATCATTCGACATCAATTCTCAAGAAATATGCCTTCTGCTTAATGCTGACTGTATCTAGTATTGGATTTGCACAGACGCCTTATCCAAATAAGCCTATCAAGTTGATTGTGCCCTTTCCTCCAGGCGGCCTTATTGACAACGTTGCACGCTTAATTACTCCAGCACTCTCAAGCGATCTTGGACAAGCCATTGTTGTGGAAAACAAACCCGGCGCTGGAGGCAATCTAGGTGCTGCAGAGGTTGCAAAAGCCAATCCAGATGGATACACATTGCTGATGGCATCTCCTCCACTTTCAATTAGTCCGGCACTCTACAAAAATCTTCCCTATAACCCAAGCAACATTGAACCGATTGCCATTTTCGGGCAACTACCGAACGTGCTGCTTGTTAATCCGGACTCCGGCATCAATTCAGTGGCGGATTTAGTCAAGCGCGCAAAAGAGTCCCCGGGCAAAATGAATTACGGCTCCAATGGTAATGGCACCTCCCTAAATCTGAGTGCAGAGATGCTGAAGAGTCAAGCTGGTGTTTATGTTGTTCACATTCCATATCGAGGCTCATCATTAGCAAATGTGGCCTTGGTATCTAAGGATATCGACTTTATGTTTGATAATCTTCCGCCAGCCCTTGGATTAATTAAAAGCGGAAAGTTGAAGGCGCTTGCTGTAACCAGCACCACCAGAAATCCTGCACTCCCCCAGGTCCCGACAATGCAAGAGGCGGGCTTTCCTAACTTTCAGGTATCGGCCTATTTTGGTATCGCTGCACCGAAAGGTATGCCGGCAGATATTGCTTTGAAATTACAAAATAGTATTCAAAAAACAGTATCTCAAAAAGAAGTGGCTGACTCACTATCCAGACTAGGGGCTACAGTCGATTTTATGAATTCGTCAAAGTCAGCTGAATTCATTAAGGCTGATGCCCAAAGATGGAAAAAGGTGGTTGATTACGCCAAAATTGAATTAGATTAA
- a CDS encoding DNA polymerase III subunit chi, which produces MARIDFHSNVSDKLEYACRLTRKIWSATPVGEPVRNIVMVGEKADLKKLDELLWAFSATDFLPHCLIEDETAIDTPILLTDDFLSPALSHLPHADVLIHLGMRMPSDVPGLLARFPRIVEVVTIDEAERLAGRERYKAYRDLGHELHNFDQSKA; this is translated from the coding sequence ATGGCTCGGATTGATTTTCATAGCAACGTGAGCGATAAGCTGGAATATGCTTGTCGCTTAACGCGTAAGATCTGGAGTGCTACGCCTGTTGGCGAGCCTGTTCGCAATATCGTGATGGTGGGCGAGAAAGCGGATCTCAAAAAGTTGGATGAATTATTGTGGGCATTTAGTGCAACGGATTTCTTGCCGCATTGCTTGATTGAAGATGAAACGGCAATCGATACACCTATCTTGCTGACAGATGATTTTCTGTCACCCGCTTTATCTCACCTTCCGCATGCAGATGTGCTGATTCATTTGGGAATGCGTATGCCTTCTGACGTTCCAGGTTTACTTGCCCGCTTTCCTCGTATTGTTGAGGTTGTGACCATTGATGAAGCAGAGCGTCTTGCTGGTCGTGAGCGCTATAAAGCCTATCGTGACTTAGGTCACGAGTTGCACAACTTCGATCAATCTAAAGCGTGA
- a CDS encoding leucyl aminopeptidase, whose protein sequence is MQFSTKIFAQADLNNPKQLKASLATLLAQSSDCLVLAYSKADLDALATAKSKSGLLVELDRLLGGSVAHANLVGDLDSQQASTCVIRAEKSWATSGVKVKRILLVSLGDVAPASARSLSSYSKIARAALKQLSGGSIQSALWFIPSFALGHRAEFIAEEVRLTIQYAGDQAYRFGVRQPAMKFKVKDKADTFNHLTFAGNNACAKELKAAVPEGAAMVEGMNLAKDLGNLPPNICTPTYLGKAAQGLSKKTGLKVEVLGRKQIEALGMGSFLSVAQGSDTPPQFIVMRHLGGKVGEAPIVLVGKGITFDTGGISLKPGEAMDEMKYDMCGAASVIGTMYATALMKLKKNVIGVIPTCENMPSGNATRPGDIVKSMSGQTIEILNTDAEGRLILCDALTYVERFKPKAVIDVATLTGACIIALGHVHSGVFSDDEGLVNSLTKAGHASLDTVWRLPLDAAYHEQLKSNFADVANIGGRPAGSVTAACFLSRFTEKYKWAHLDIAGTAWKSGAAKGSTGRPVPLLVNYLLE, encoded by the coding sequence ATCCAATTTAGCACCAAGATTTTCGCGCAAGCCGATCTGAATAACCCTAAGCAACTGAAAGCAAGCCTAGCCACTTTATTGGCGCAGAGCTCCGACTGCTTAGTTTTAGCTTATTCAAAGGCGGACTTAGATGCTTTAGCGACTGCCAAATCCAAATCGGGGCTTTTAGTCGAATTGGACCGTCTGCTTGGTGGTTCCGTTGCCCATGCCAATCTCGTTGGTGACCTCGATTCTCAGCAGGCTTCTACCTGTGTGATCCGAGCTGAAAAGTCTTGGGCCACATCTGGGGTGAAAGTAAAACGTATTCTCTTAGTATCTTTGGGTGATGTTGCTCCAGCTAGTGCACGTAGCCTGAGCTCATACTCAAAAATTGCACGCGCCGCATTAAAGCAGCTCAGCGGTGGCTCCATTCAAAGTGCTTTGTGGTTTATTCCGAGTTTCGCTTTGGGCCATCGCGCAGAGTTTATTGCTGAAGAAGTGCGCTTGACCATTCAGTATGCTGGTGATCAGGCATACCGCTTTGGGGTTCGCCAACCGGCGATGAAGTTCAAGGTCAAAGATAAAGCAGATACGTTTAACCATCTCACTTTTGCAGGAAATAATGCTTGCGCTAAAGAGCTCAAAGCAGCAGTTCCAGAGGGCGCTGCAATGGTTGAGGGCATGAACTTAGCTAAAGACTTGGGTAATTTGCCTCCCAATATTTGTACGCCAACTTATTTAGGTAAGGCAGCGCAAGGCTTAAGCAAAAAGACGGGATTAAAGGTGGAGGTCTTAGGTCGCAAGCAAATTGAAGCCTTAGGTATGGGTTCATTTTTATCTGTGGCCCAAGGTTCAGATACGCCACCACAATTTATTGTGATGCGTCACCTCGGTGGTAAGGTAGGCGAAGCGCCGATTGTTTTGGTGGGCAAGGGTATTACCTTTGATACTGGCGGCATTTCTCTTAAGCCTGGTGAGGCGATGGATGAGATGAAATACGACATGTGCGGTGCTGCATCTGTAATTGGCACAATGTACGCTACAGCTTTAATGAAGTTGAAAAAAAACGTCATCGGCGTGATTCCGACTTGTGAAAATATGCCTTCTGGTAATGCTACTCGCCCTGGCGATATTGTGAAAAGTATGTCGGGGCAAACGATTGAGATTCTCAATACCGATGCTGAAGGTCGCTTGATTCTATGTGATGCCTTAACTTATGTTGAGCGCTTCAAGCCTAAAGCGGTGATTGATGTAGCCACCTTAACTGGCGCCTGCATCATTGCATTAGGCCATGTACATAGCGGCGTGTTCTCTGATGACGAGGGTTTGGTAAACTCGCTTACGAAAGCGGGTCATGCTTCCTTAGATACTGTATGGCGTTTACCTTTGGATGCGGCCTATCACGAACAGTTGAAATCCAATTTCGCAGATGTGGCCAATATTGGTGGACGTCCAGCAGGTAGTGTGACTGCAGCCTGTTTCTTATCGCGCTTCACCGAAAAATACAAATGGGCTCACTTAGATATCGCCGGTACCGCTTGGAAGAGTGGCGCTGCCAAAGGTTCAACTGGGCGTCCAGTTCCTTTGCTCGTAAATTACTTGTTAGAGTAA
- a CDS encoding aldolase, giving the protein MTEQIARDEICRIGKSLFDRSYVHATAGNISVRIEDGFLITPTDACLGFLDPARLAKIDIHGRQLSGDKASKTMALHSAVYNKAMMFDADTSCIIHTHSTHCVALTLESSLASGEDIFSELLPAITPYFVMKVGHVPTIPYTSPGSLKAIEFVEKAIEVYGAAEKPLRACMLTRLGPYVWNSSPSSAMATLEELEETAKLFFLKKNLINPLTNAQLNELRTAFAVRW; this is encoded by the coding sequence ATGACAGAACAAATCGCCAGAGATGAAATTTGCAGAATTGGTAAAAGCTTATTTGATCGATCCTACGTCCATGCAACTGCCGGCAACATTAGCGTTCGTATTGAGGATGGTTTTTTAATTACCCCCACAGATGCCTGTCTTGGATTTCTGGACCCCGCTCGATTGGCAAAGATTGATATTCATGGACGTCAGCTTAGTGGAGATAAGGCTAGTAAGACAATGGCCTTGCATTCCGCCGTCTACAACAAAGCTATGATGTTTGATGCGGATACATCTTGCATTATTCATACTCATAGTACGCACTGTGTAGCCTTGACACTGGAATCTAGCCTTGCCTCAGGTGAAGATATATTTTCTGAGCTATTACCTGCAATTACGCCATATTTTGTGATGAAGGTAGGGCACGTACCAACCATTCCCTATACCAGCCCAGGTTCTCTCAAGGCTATTGAATTCGTAGAGAAGGCGATAGAAGTCTATGGAGCTGCTGAGAAGCCTCTGCGTGCTTGCATGCTGACACGTCTGGGCCCGTATGTCTGGAATAGTTCACCAAGCTCTGCTATGGCTACCCTAGAAGAGTTAGAAGAAACAGCAAAACTTTTTTTTCTAAAAAAGAACTTAATTAATCCGCTGACTAATGCGCAGTTAAATGAATTGCGGACCGCATTTGCAGTCCGCTGGTAG
- a CDS encoding CysB family HTH-type transcriptional regulator: protein MNLHQFRFVREAVRQNFNLTSAAKALFTSQPGVSKAIIELEDELGVEIFRRHGKRIRSLTEPGKRILISIERILDEVETLRRVGKDFASQDQGSFVIATTHTQARYALPKVLTEFTKRFPKVRVSIQQGSPGQIAELLIHDRADIAIATEGIANTPGVLALPGYQWHHVIMVPLSHPLLNQSTITLEEIAKYPLITYDKAFAGRSKIDAAFAQRNLSPDIILEAIDADVIKTYVETGMGVGIVADLAYDVDRDRNLRVIPVGHLFGNNVTHLGVKQGAYLRSFVYTFIELFSPTLTKKIVEQAMNSESETYEI from the coding sequence ATGAATCTGCATCAATTTCGATTTGTGCGTGAAGCCGTAAGGCAGAACTTCAATCTCACCTCAGCTGCCAAGGCACTCTTTACCTCTCAGCCAGGGGTTTCCAAAGCCATTATTGAGCTAGAAGATGAGCTTGGTGTAGAGATATTCCGACGCCACGGCAAGCGTATTCGCTCACTCACTGAACCGGGCAAGCGCATCCTGATTTCGATTGAGCGTATTTTGGATGAAGTAGAGACCTTAAGGCGGGTGGGCAAAGATTTTGCCAGTCAAGATCAGGGTAGCTTTGTGATTGCCACTACCCACACTCAGGCTCGTTATGCCTTGCCTAAGGTGTTAACTGAATTTACAAAACGCTTTCCAAAGGTAAGGGTAAGTATTCAGCAAGGAAGTCCAGGCCAAATTGCAGAACTGCTCATTCATGATCGTGCTGACATCGCCATAGCAACTGAAGGTATTGCCAACACGCCTGGAGTACTAGCACTACCAGGCTACCAATGGCACCACGTCATCATGGTGCCATTGAGCCACCCACTTCTGAATCAATCCACAATCACCTTAGAAGAAATTGCGAAGTACCCGTTAATTACCTACGACAAAGCATTTGCAGGCAGAAGCAAAATTGATGCTGCCTTTGCACAACGTAATCTCAGCCCCGATATTATTTTGGAGGCGATTGATGCGGATGTGATTAAGACCTATGTAGAGACAGGCATGGGCGTAGGAATTGTTGCTGACTTAGCCTATGACGTAGATCGCGATCGTAATCTCCGAGTCATTCCAGTTGGTCATTTGTTTGGCAATAACGTAACGCATTTGGGTGTTAAACAAGGAGCTTACTTACGCTCTTTCGTTTACACCTTCATAGAACTATTCTCACCCACGCTCACGAAGAAAATCGTTGAGCAAGCTATGAATAGTGAGTCAGAAACATATGAAATCTAG
- the lgt gene encoding prolipoprotein diacylglyceryl transferase — MLIHPEFDPAVIRIGSFAIHWYGLMYLLAFAQFLLLGRLRIRAPRYQSLGWSYKDLEDLLFVGVLGVVLGGRLGYTLFYMPGYYFANPLSIFKIWEGGMSFHGGLLGVLLALLWFAYRRKVSFFVVSDLVAPLVPFGLAFGRLGNFINGELWGRPTDLPWAMVFPMVDSIPRHPSQIYQFLGEGICLGIILWIYSSKPRKIGQISGLFLLGYGVCRFLAEFAREPDAFLGLLGLGLSMGQWLSIPMIIFGIYLIVRVNTKKGTYQ, encoded by the coding sequence ATGTTGATTCATCCCGAATTTGATCCTGCCGTAATTCGTATTGGCTCGTTTGCCATCCACTGGTATGGCTTGATGTATCTCTTGGCGTTTGCTCAATTTTTATTGCTGGGTCGTTTACGTATACGCGCTCCGCGATATCAATCTTTAGGTTGGTCATATAAAGACCTTGAGGATCTCTTATTTGTTGGTGTCTTAGGCGTAGTGCTTGGTGGACGTTTGGGTTACACCCTGTTTTATATGCCAGGCTATTACTTTGCAAATCCTCTGAGTATCTTCAAAATTTGGGAAGGTGGCATGTCTTTTCATGGTGGGCTCCTCGGAGTGTTGCTTGCTTTGCTCTGGTTTGCTTATCGTCGTAAGGTTTCATTCTTTGTTGTTAGTGATTTAGTTGCGCCACTAGTTCCATTTGGCTTAGCGTTTGGTCGCTTGGGTAATTTCATTAATGGAGAACTGTGGGGAAGGCCGACAGACTTACCTTGGGCTATGGTTTTCCCAATGGTGGACTCGATTCCCCGTCATCCTTCCCAGATTTACCAATTTCTTGGTGAGGGGATTTGCTTGGGCATCATCCTCTGGATTTATTCCAGTAAGCCTCGCAAGATAGGGCAGATTTCAGGCTTATTTTTATTAGGTTATGGCGTTTGCCGATTCTTGGCAGAATTTGCGCGAGAGCCTGATGCCTTCTTGGGGCTCTTGGGTCTAGGTCTTTCTATGGGTCAGTGGCTTTCTATACCCATGATCATTTTCGGAATTTACCTTATAGTGAGAGTAAATACTAAAAAAGGCACTTATCAGTAG
- a CDS encoding malonyl-CoA decarboxylase: MLEKLTKARNLSKANNAIKRLISERGESNALSMADDVVNNYRKLSKDQYVSFFTFLFEKLNPQADAVLKAAQNFVADSSARNYIQLQKVSESPRQEFFRRLNRASQGTAAVVQMRRDLLQLLDKKPELAAVDFDMRHLLSSWFNPGFLKMHQVDWKSPAEVLEKLIQHEAVHAIDGWDDLRRRLQPDRRCFAFFHPQLPSEPLIFVEVALLPEIPTVITPLVDKKAETVDQASQYKVAVFYSISNCESGLRGVSMGNFLIKRVAEHLHAEFPGIKTFVTLSPIPGFMDWVAAGANLGDGVPADRLKPNLRVARDAALAVLGLESQSWAERLAGGWHPDLASEKEKAALLSLASMYLGLVSTGRDGNPVAKFHLGNGAKLHLVNWAGDLSRKGLRQSAGLMVNYLYDLGSVEDNHERFANGEIVYSRAVGRLMAP; encoded by the coding sequence ATGCTGGAAAAGCTCACTAAAGCTCGAAATTTGTCGAAGGCAAATAACGCAATCAAGCGTCTGATATCGGAGCGAGGAGAATCCAATGCGCTTAGCATGGCCGATGACGTGGTTAACAACTATCGTAAGTTGTCAAAAGATCAATACGTCTCATTTTTTACTTTTTTGTTTGAGAAGCTCAATCCTCAAGCTGATGCAGTACTGAAAGCGGCGCAAAATTTTGTGGCTGACTCGAGCGCACGCAATTACATTCAGTTGCAAAAAGTTTCTGAATCTCCTCGTCAAGAATTCTTCCGCCGCTTAAATCGCGCCAGCCAGGGTACTGCGGCTGTAGTACAAATGCGCCGTGATTTACTGCAGTTGTTAGATAAAAAACCTGAGTTGGCTGCAGTGGATTTCGATATGCGCCACTTACTTTCTTCTTGGTTTAATCCAGGGTTTCTGAAAATGCATCAGGTGGACTGGAAGTCCCCTGCAGAGGTGCTTGAGAAGTTGATTCAACATGAGGCAGTGCATGCTATTGATGGTTGGGATGACCTGCGTCGCCGCCTGCAGCCTGACCGTCGTTGCTTTGCTTTCTTTCATCCACAGCTTCCAAGTGAGCCTTTAATCTTTGTGGAGGTAGCGCTCCTACCGGAGATTCCAACGGTGATTACGCCATTGGTTGATAAAAAAGCAGAGACAGTAGATCAGGCATCGCAATATAAAGTTGCCGTTTTTTATTCGATTAGTAATTGCGAGTCTGGACTTCGCGGTGTATCGATGGGTAACTTTTTAATCAAACGGGTAGCAGAGCATTTACATGCAGAGTTCCCTGGAATAAAAACTTTTGTAACTTTGTCGCCTATTCCAGGATTTATGGATTGGGTAGCTGCAGGTGCGAATTTAGGTGATGGTGTTCCAGCTGATAGATTGAAGCCGAACCTCAGGGTGGCGCGAGATGCTGCTTTGGCGGTACTGGGGCTCGAGAGTCAATCATGGGCTGAACGATTGGCGGGCGGATGGCACCCCGACCTAGCCTCCGAGAAAGAAAAAGCGGCTTTATTGAGCTTGGCGAGCATGTATTTAGGCTTGGTTTCTACGGGGCGCGATGGCAACCCTGTGGCGAAGTTTCATTTGGGTAATGGTGCCAAATTGCACCTGGTGAATTGGGCAGGCGATCTATCACGCAAAGGCTTGCGTCAATCCGCCGGCTTGATGGTTAATTACCTTTATGACCTGGGAAGTGTGGAGGACAACCATGAGCGCTTTGCTAATGGTGAAATTGTGTATTCGAGGGCTGTAGGCCGCCTTATGGCCCCCTAG
- the lptF gene encoding LPS export ABC transporter permease LptF: MIFHQALRRELSFTTGGVFLVLVTIMITTLVIRILGFAANGAVNPEDALVLIALATLGYMAVLLTVSLFVAVLMVLVRWYKDSEMIVWFASGLSIASLIRPILRFAAPLIVIIALLALFVWPWANRESTLISQRFQQRSDVSMVAAGQFRESAKAERVFFIEELNVDKSEVKNIFAAETKNGRLSVAVASTGFIENAAGGGKSIVLNNGRRYEGVPTQPDFRILEFAQYSTHIQNKSALDPAPRDREKSVSELLNDPNVVAVNPNHAELLWRIGLPLMALGLVLIAIPLAYVNPRLGNYTAMFYAVLIYLIYSNLLNLTQNFVSQGRVNVLLAAWPIHVLAFGIAFLLIRNRINPSLKWWRRQLPSFLANR, from the coding sequence ATGATTTTTCACCAAGCCCTTCGCCGCGAACTCAGTTTTACGACTGGTGGCGTTTTTTTGGTCCTGGTTACCATCATGATTACCACTCTGGTGATCCGAATTCTGGGCTTTGCAGCCAATGGTGCCGTCAATCCAGAGGATGCTCTCGTACTCATTGCGCTAGCCACTCTTGGCTATATGGCCGTTCTTTTGACCGTCTCCCTCTTTGTGGCCGTTCTCATGGTGTTAGTGCGCTGGTACAAAGACTCGGAAATGATTGTTTGGTTTGCTAGTGGTCTCAGTATTGCCAGCCTAATACGACCCATCCTGCGTTTTGCAGCGCCGCTCATCGTCATCATTGCCCTTTTAGCCCTCTTTGTTTGGCCTTGGGCTAATCGCGAATCCACCCTCATTAGCCAACGCTTTCAGCAACGAAGTGATGTGTCTATGGTTGCTGCAGGCCAGTTTAGAGAATCAGCGAAAGCAGAGCGCGTATTTTTCATTGAAGAGTTAAATGTTGATAAAAGCGAAGTAAAAAATATCTTTGCCGCAGAAACCAAAAATGGCCGCCTGAGTGTCGCCGTTGCCTCTACTGGATTTATTGAGAATGCAGCGGGTGGTGGCAAATCGATTGTGCTCAATAATGGCCGGCGCTACGAAGGAGTACCAACACAGCCTGATTTTAGGATTCTAGAGTTCGCCCAATACAGTACCCATATTCAAAACAAGAGCGCACTTGATCCAGCGCCGCGTGATCGAGAAAAATCGGTATCTGAGCTGTTAAATGACCCCAATGTGGTCGCCGTCAATCCCAATCATGCTGAATTACTGTGGAGGATTGGTTTACCTCTCATGGCACTTGGGCTTGTATTAATCGCAATCCCGCTCGCCTATGTCAATCCGAGGCTGGGCAATTACACGGCCATGTTTTATGCGGTATTGATATACCTGATTTACAGCAACCTCTTAAACCTGACGCAAAACTTTGTGTCACAAGGTAGGGTGAATGTGTTGCTAGCGGCCTGGCCCATACATGTCCTCGCTTTTGGCATAGCTTTTTTACTCATTCGTAATCGTATTAATCCATCCCTGAAGTGGTGGCGTCGTCAACTACCTTCGTTCCTGGCTAATAGATGA